One uncultured Acidilobus sp. JCHS genomic window carries:
- a CDS encoding LAO/AO transport system ATPase, translating into MSSDLRTLFSEALSGNLRAIGRLLTALENPYEVPPEVFDEIMARAGRAHVIGVTGIPGAGKSTTISRLVREYRRQGLRVAVIAIDPSSPLSGGALLGDRLRMQEDSKDSGTFIRSVSTRGLKGGLSLAALAMVEAFDALGYDKVIVETVGVGQVEVDVMSAVHTVVVVTMPGVGDEIQALKAGVMEIGDIYVLNKSDLPDAQKAYEYLSFALDKGELGVQDSQWRPKLVRTSAVMGQGVSDLVNAIEEHRDYLLKDSKFTAKLASRRITLVRLMAERLLAKGVEEAMSRLEGRIAENALKSKGLLSIVRDLAKEACSGALSP; encoded by the coding sequence ATGTCATCAGACCTCAGGACCCTCTTCAGCGAGGCGTTATCGGGTAACCTAAGGGCTATAGGAAGGCTTCTCACAGCCCTAGAGAACCCTTACGAGGTTCCACCCGAGGTATTTGATGAGATCATGGCAAGGGCTGGAAGGGCCCATGTTATAGGGGTTACGGGGATCCCTGGGGCGGGCAAGAGCACGACAATATCGAGGCTGGTAAGGGAGTACAGACGTCAGGGCCTCAGGGTCGCGGTCATAGCCATCGACCCCAGCTCACCCCTGAGCGGAGGCGCGCTGCTAGGGGATAGGCTTAGGATGCAGGAGGACTCCAAGGACTCGGGGACGTTCATAAGGAGCGTTTCAACGAGGGGACTAAAGGGAGGCCTTAGCCTGGCCGCCCTGGCCATGGTAGAGGCCTTTGACGCCTTGGGCTACGACAAGGTGATAGTGGAGACCGTTGGGGTAGGCCAGGTAGAAGTTGACGTTATGAGCGCTGTTCACACAGTCGTAGTTGTCACGATGCCCGGCGTGGGGGACGAGATCCAGGCGCTGAAGGCTGGCGTTATGGAGATAGGCGACATCTATGTTCTGAACAAGAGCGACCTTCCAGACGCCCAGAAGGCCTATGAGTACCTGTCCTTCGCGCTTGACAAGGGGGAGCTGGGCGTCCAGGACTCCCAGTGGAGGCCTAAGCTCGTCAGGACGAGCGCTGTGATGGGCCAGGGCGTGAGCGATCTTGTAAATGCCATAGAGGAGCACCGCGACTATCTGCTGAAGGACAGCAAGTTCACGGCCAAGCTGGCGTCAAGAAGGATAACGCTGGTCAGGCTCATGGCTGAGAGGCTTTTGGCAAAAGGCGTTGAGGAGGCGATGTCGCGGCTAGAGGGCAGAATCGCCGAGAACGCATTGAAGTCAAAGGGCCTCCTTAGCATCGTGAGGGACCTGGCTAAAGAGGCGTGCTCAGGGGCTCTCAGCCCTTGA
- a CDS encoding methylmalonyl-CoA mutase N-terminal domain, with protein sequence MGGLFKDDEVKKIEEAVKRWEQETLPQWLQRIPERQEEFTTLSDIPVKRVYTPSDIKGFDYMERLGMPGEYPFTRGIHATMYRARLWTMRMFSGYGGPEETNRRLKFLIEHGETGLSLAFDYPTLVGVDPDDPMAEGEVGIVGVSVPTVVDMEVIFDGIDMGKVTTNMTINPPAPVLLSFYVAVAEKQGVPYSQIGGTTQNDPLKEFIAQKSYVFPPEPAVKVAMDLIEWSVKNLPQWNPISISGYHIREAGSTAVQELAFTLADGIEYVRQLKARGLDVDEFAPRLSFFFDAHINFFEEIAKFRAARRMWAKIMREWFGAKKPRSWWLRFHTQTAGVSLTAQQPWNNIVRTAIEALAAVLGGTQSLHTNSFDEPFRVPSEFAAKIALRTQQIIAYETGIADTIDPLAGSYYVEWLTDEMEERAWKYIDKIEQMGGMLEAVKKGFPQREVADAAYKFQKDVEEGRRFIVGVNIFTENEVEDIRKVPLLEFDQEEIERRQKQRIAQIRASRDAERWKRSLDELRKAAERGDNIMPYVLQAVKAYATLGEIMGALKEVYGVYVEPPIY encoded by the coding sequence GTGGGCGGACTTTTCAAAGACGACGAAGTCAAGAAGATAGAGGAGGCCGTTAAGAGATGGGAGCAGGAGACGTTACCTCAGTGGCTCCAAAGGATCCCAGAGAGGCAGGAGGAGTTCACTACGCTGAGCGACATACCTGTCAAGAGGGTCTACACGCCCTCTGACATCAAGGGCTTTGACTACATGGAGAGACTCGGCATGCCAGGCGAGTACCCGTTCACTAGGGGCATCCATGCAACGATGTACAGGGCCAGGCTGTGGACAATGAGGATGTTCAGCGGGTACGGGGGCCCTGAGGAGACTAACAGGAGGCTGAAGTTCCTTATAGAGCACGGCGAGACGGGGCTCAGCCTGGCCTTTGATTACCCGACCCTGGTGGGCGTAGACCCTGATGACCCGATGGCGGAGGGCGAGGTAGGGATAGTCGGCGTCAGCGTGCCCACAGTAGTCGACATGGAGGTAATATTCGACGGCATTGACATGGGTAAGGTCACAACGAACATGACTATCAATCCCCCTGCGCCAGTCCTCCTGAGCTTCTACGTGGCCGTGGCGGAGAAGCAGGGCGTGCCGTACTCCCAGATAGGGGGGACAACGCAGAACGACCCGCTGAAGGAGTTCATAGCCCAGAAGAGCTACGTCTTCCCGCCCGAGCCAGCCGTCAAGGTGGCCATGGACTTAATCGAGTGGAGCGTGAAGAACCTGCCCCAGTGGAACCCCATCAGCATAAGCGGCTACCACATCAGGGAGGCCGGCTCCACGGCGGTTCAGGAGCTCGCTTTCACCCTAGCTGACGGAATAGAGTACGTGAGGCAGCTTAAGGCCAGGGGGCTTGACGTCGATGAGTTCGCGCCTAGGCTGAGCTTCTTCTTCGACGCTCACATAAACTTCTTTGAGGAGATAGCGAAGTTCCGCGCCGCAAGGAGGATGTGGGCGAAGATAATGAGGGAGTGGTTTGGCGCTAAGAAGCCGCGGAGCTGGTGGCTTAGGTTCCACACGCAGACCGCTGGCGTGTCGCTGACCGCCCAGCAGCCCTGGAACAACATAGTTAGAACGGCCATAGAGGCCCTCGCCGCGGTCCTTGGGGGAACGCAGAGCCTTCACACGAACAGCTTTGATGAGCCCTTCAGAGTGCCCAGCGAGTTCGCCGCCAAGATAGCGCTCAGGACGCAGCAGATCATAGCGTACGAGACAGGGATCGCTGACACCATAGACCCGCTGGCGGGCAGCTACTATGTGGAGTGGTTAACTGATGAGATGGAGGAGAGGGCGTGGAAGTATATAGATAAAATAGAGCAGATGGGCGGCATGCTAGAGGCCGTCAAGAAGGGGTTCCCGCAGCGCGAGGTTGCCGACGCCGCGTACAAGTTCCAGAAGGACGTGGAGGAGGGCAGGAGGTTCATAGTGGGGGTAAACATATTTACTGAAAATGAGGTAGAGGATATCAGGAAGGTCCCCCTCCTGGAGTTCGACCAGGAGGAGATAGAGAGGAGGCAGAAGCAGAGGATAGCCCAGATAAGGGCCTCAAGGGACGCTGAGAGGTGGAAGAGGAGCCTTGATGAGCTCAGGAAGGCCGCCGAGAGGGGCGACAACATAATGCCCTATGTGCTTCAGGCTGTCAAGGCGTACGCCACCCTTGGGGAAATAATGGGTGCACTCAAGGAGGTGTACGGAGTCTATGTTGAGCCTCCGATCTACTAA
- a CDS encoding methylmalonyl-CoA mutase C-terminal domain, which produces MSLRSTKERPFKVIVAKLGLDGHDRGAKVIARALKDAGFEVVYTGIRQSPEQVARAAVEEDADVIGVSILSGAHIHHVKALIEKLRELGAEDIPVVVGGTIPVVDVEELKKMGIRAVFLPGESLRKIIDLVRRLAEEKRSTGAKG; this is translated from the coding sequence TTGAGCCTCCGATCTACTAAGGAGAGGCCATTTAAGGTCATAGTCGCAAAGCTCGGCCTTGACGGCCATGACAGGGGGGCCAAGGTCATAGCTAGGGCCTTAAAGGACGCGGGCTTTGAGGTAGTTTACACTGGGATAAGGCAGAGCCCTGAGCAGGTCGCTAGGGCAGCAGTAGAAGAGGACGCTGACGTGATAGGGGTCAGCATATTAAGCGGCGCTCACATACATCACGTCAAGGCCCTTATTGAGAAGCTGAGGGAGTTAGGCGCTGAGGACATACCTGTTGTCGTAGGGGGGACTATACCTGTAGTTGACGTAGAGGAGCTTAAGAAGATGGGCATCAGGGCGGTCTTCCTGCCTGGCGAGAGCCTGAGGAAGATAATTGACTTGGTTAGGAGGCTTGCCGAGGAGAAGAGGTCCACAGGCGCCAAGGGGTGA